Within Phycodurus eques isolate BA_2022a chromosome 7, UOR_Pequ_1.1, whole genome shotgun sequence, the genomic segment gcatgccctctccaggtcggggatgagatccttccccaagtggaggagttcaagtatcttggggtcttgatcacgagtgagggaagaatggaacgggagatcgacagacggatcggtgcagcgtctgcagtgatgcggactttgtatcggtccgttgtggtaaagaaggagctaagccgaaaggcgaagctatcaatttaccggtcgatcttcgttcctaccctcacctatggtcatgagctgtgggtcgtgaccgaaataacgagatcccagatacaagcggtcgaaatgagtttcctccgcagggtgtctaggctctcccttagagatagggtgagaagctcggtcatccgggaggatctcagagtagagccgctgctcctccgcattgagaggtcTTTAATGAATTGGTGGAGGTTGGGTTTTTGCATAGTACTACTGGTTTCTATAAATGCGACAATAATGGTGGATTAAGTTGGTacgtccccactgaaggcccagccgggaacaaaaaaacaaaaaaaactcctgtttttctgagtaatttttttgagggctttgtttttctgactatttttttctgtttttctgactattttttttctgcgttatcgggacacatcgaactcatgCGAGAACCAGCGAACTACAAATGACTCTTTGTGGGCTCACTAATGACTCCACTAAATGCTCGCACACCTTCAACCTGCCCATACACGTTTAACTTGCCGGTTCAATTAAGGTGCCTGCGTAAtgtcgacaaactaataacaataccatctatgtgacacaaagacaggagtatctcacagtgtcttaaacccatatcaaaataaaacttgatcaaactgaataagCCGGTCAAGTTGCGTAATACGgattccgcaaagagtcacttgcagttcgcaggttctcgcgtaagttcgatgtgtcccgataactcagaaaaaaattagtcaACAGGTGGGAAAGATTTTTGTCAGAAAATCAGAAAAacaatagtcagaaaaacagaaaaaaatagtcagaaaaacaaaccttcaataaaaatactcagaaaaagagttttttttttttttttttatccaagtgaatgcaatacgcttccgtacacAACTGTGTGAAATTCACTTTACGTTTCTTTCATGGCTGTGAGTCACATGCGCATACCCCATCCATCCGGCAGGGGGTGATAGTGCGCCTTTATGGTGGCTGGTGGCTGAGTTCAACCTCTCAACGTGATTGTGACGCAGCACACGAAGAAGAGAAGCTCCGCACCTTACGCAAACAACCTATACAAGCAAGCACACAAACAGCTGATCGACAATCAACAATAGCGGCGGACAGACCACGACATAAACAGTGTACACGCACCTGGACATTTAACGACTAGAATTTGGACTTAAATGGTCAATGTACAGTTAAAGAAGGCATACTGCCAGACTCTTTTAAGAAAAGGGTAAGCGTCTCAAGATTTGACAAGCTGGACTCGGACGCTAGCAAGCTAATATTACCAAAAACAACGACGCAAAATATGGATTTACACGCTGTTTGAACGCATGGCGCTAGGTTTTTCGTAACAGATCGTAGCtgcgtgtgtgtggagggggaaAATGTATGGTGCGGTTTACATTGTGTCCACGGTGACCGGCTACGTCCTCACCTCCGCGCTGCTGCTCAAATGTCCAACGCTACTGCACCGCAAGAAGAGAGAGAGGTTCCACAGCAAGCACATTTCTCATCGTGGAGGTAAGAGAGCCGTGGTCATCTCTTTACTAAGCGGCGTGGATGATTTATTTCCTAATAACATTGCAATTCAGTCGCAGGAGATCCTATACAACggagaattaaaaacaaacaaacaacaaaaacagaggtGGCAAATTTACTCAGTGCTTAAGTAGAAGAcacgtgttaaaaaaaacaaagacccatttatttattttcttttaaatcagtGCTTGGGCAATGGTTGGCTATGAGGATACTGACCGGGAATCAAACCTGCGTTTGCATGAAAGGCAACAGCATTTAGTACTACTCTACAAGTGCCTGAAATGTACTGTAGTACATTACAAAAGTAAAGAAATATTTTGACGGTCAATTATATACTACCACTTCTCTGCACTAGAAATAGTTTCCCTCATTTATTACGTTCCGTAGTGCTCATACTGAgaaaaaagaggggaaaaaaagctcacTAGACTTGCCTGAGGCTTTTATGCcctcaaaacacaacacatttgccacaaatcattcttgaaGCTGGCAACAtgaaacaattctcttaaataaggccatgagATTTGGAATATCTTGCACCTCTGAATCTGTCGCTTTGTCATTGTTCATGCCACCCAATTCATGTTGCTCCATATTGatgctgtccctgttttttttcttcctgataAGTGTCCAAAAACGTAACAAGCAGATTGTACGAAGAGGAAAGTAGAGATATATGTTTGCAAATGTAGGGAGtagaagtacaaccccaattccaatgaagttgggatgttgtcttaaacataaataaaaagggaagacaatgatttgcaaatcatgttcaacctatattgaatgttgttaaaagaaaaggtgatgtaacacagtggtaaacatgaccctgtcccagcttttttttttagaacatgttgcagccataaaattctaagttaatgattacttgctaaaaacaataaagttttatcagtttgaacattagatatcttgtctttgtagtgtattcaattacatatgggtggaacatgatttgaaaatcattgtattctgtttttatttatgtttaacacaatgtcccaacttcattggaattggggttgtcaaAAGGCAGCTGAAAAataagtacagatacctgaaaaatgtacttgtgTACAGTAGCAACGCGTTTGTACTTTGCTACTTCCCAGTCCCACCACTGATGATAAATCCGTTTTGATTGGCAGTTTGATGTgttcttttgaaaaatatgattgTTATTCTTGTGGCAGTACTGTGGAATAAAGATGTATCATGCTGAGaggtatttctaatattttggttgtgTTATACAGCGAAATGAGACAGAAATCAAACAATAGTATTGTGCTACACTTGCAGGAGCAGCCGAGAACCTAGAGAACACAATGGCGGCTTTCAAACAGTAAGTTGAACTTCAAACCGCGGCATCGGGTGAAAGTCTGCAGctgaaatatgtgtgtgtgtgtgcgcgtgcgtgtgtgtgtgggtccaCTTAGCGCCGTGGCTTTgggcacagacatgttggagcTCGACTGCCACCTGACGAAGGATGAGCAGGTTGTGGTGTCACATGACCCACATCTGCAGCGAGCAACTGGCATTAACGCCTACATCTCCGACATGGCATATGCGGTAAGTACCTGCTTTGGAACATACACGTGTTTATTGTGAAATACGTCAATGTCGCTGTATAGACTTGAGAATAAAGGTTCaagatgaaattaatttatttattattatttttgggtgCATATTTGAACATATAATTCAATCAGCTGATTATAATGATGACCTTTAACCAGAGTTACCATTTGATTTATAGGGCACTCATTGAAATCtcaaatttataatttttttttttaatcattaccTCTTAGGAAATATggaaaatttaatttgttccaggtttaaactgttgccatcattaaacatttatcaactgtacaggcaatgttttaatgaacattttaaaatccttAACCATCATACAAGTGGAAATAAAATCTGTACAAGTTGCAGTTCAGGTTGCGCGGTCATCATGAAGCATGTATTTGCCATCGCTGGAACCTGTGGCATCTTGAACTGTACTAATTCTATTATGTTGGTTGcctcaaataaattaaccaTAATACAGGATTAAAAACACCACTCAGTATCTGATTTATTTATAGTTAAttaattagtagtagtagtctatgttgcaatccatccatccattctctgaaccgcttatactcacagttaaacaaaagtaaagtattatttttgcaaaagacTTGTAGATTGTACTTAATGTTGTGGCCTATTGTGGGTCTATTTTGTACCTATTTAGAGATCGTAACATTTTAAAGATTGAATCCGTCATTCTTTATTCCAGCCTTTTATATTCCCCGTGGATTGTTTTGGACTGTTcactttttcaaatattctgTCCTGAtatgaacacacacgcacacgcacacacacacgaagccATAGAAAAAGCAAAGAGACTTGTAGTTTTCAGAGAGAGAGGCCCATTATCATTACCTTCTTTCctgattggctgggagaaatCACATGGTTCTTAAGCTTTATAGTACTGAGTTAACAATTGTGGTACCTTGCACTATGAAGACCTATTCTACCGCTTGTGCTCATTATTGTGTGACAATTTGACTTTTCAATTTCAATGTTATGTCAGCAATACGGTCAAATCGCAAGATATAAGCAAAGACCCTGACCCTTGCAATTGACTGCCAGCCGAGATacatagtctctccggcgtgtcctgggtcgtcccgggggtctcctcccggtggtacgtgcccggaacacctcaccggggaggcgtccgggaggcatcagaatcagataccccagccacctcatctggctcctctcgatgtgaaggagcagcggctctactctgagatcctccaggatgaccgagcttctcaccctacctctaagggagagcccggacaccctgcggaggaaactcatttcggccgctggtatccgggatcttgttctttcggtcacgacccacagctcgtgcccatagatgagggtaggaacttagatcgaccggtaaatcaagagcttcgcctttcggcttagctccttatTTACCACATCGgacgatacaaagtccgcatcactgcagacgctgcaccgatccgcctgtcgatcttccgttccattcttccctcacttgtgaacaagaccccaagatacttgaactcctccacttggggcaggatctcatccccgacccggaaagggcacgccacccttttccgactgaggaccatggtctcagatttgaagttgctgattctcatcccagtcgcttcacactcggctgaaaaccgctccagtgagatttggagatcacggcttgatgaagcgaacagaaccacatcatctgcaaaaagcagagatgcaattctgaggccaccaaagtaTGCCTCAgctacgcctagaaattctgtccataaaagttatgaacagactcggcagccttggcagagtccaaccctcacccttgagtccgacttactgccagcaatgcggaccaagttCTCacaccggttgtacagggaccgaacagcccgtatcaaggggttcggtaccccatactcccgaagcaacccccacaggaccccccaagggacatggtcgaacaccttctccaagtccacaaaacacatgtagactggttggcaaagggcaaccttggcgtagtccaatcctcaccggaaacgagtccgacatACTCCCGACAATGtaatgacctcaaccccagagatagagagagaacACAGACTTTGCTTCCTCATGGTAAGGCATGTCAgtggcattgaggaggtcttcgaagtattctctccaccgactcacaacgtcccgagtcgaggtcagcagcgccccatccccactatacacagtgttggtggtgcactgctttcccctcctgagacgccggatggtggaccagaatttcctcgaagcggtccggaagtctttctccatggtctCCCCGAACTCCTgccatacccgggtttttgcctcagcgaccaccaaagctgcattccgcttgggcagccggtacccatcagctgcctcaggagtaccACAGGTCAAAAAgtcccgataggactccttcttcagcttgactgcatccctcaccattggtgtccaccaacgggttcggggatttccgctaCGACAGACacagactaccttacggccacagctccggtcggccgcctcggcgatagaggcgcagaacatggtccactcagactcaatgtcccccgcttccccggagacgtgggtgaagttctgccggaggggatcttgccagacgttcccagcagaccctcacggtacgtttgggcctgccaggtccggcatcttcccccaccatcggagccaactcaccaccaggtggtgatcagttgatctgcccctctcttcgcccgagtgtccaagacatgcggccgcaagtccaatgacacgaccacaaagtcgatcatcgaactgtgacctagggagtcctggtgccaagtgcacgtgtggacacccttatgcttgaacatggtgttcgttatggacaatccgtgatgagcacagcagtccaataacagaacaccgctcaggttctgatcgggaggggggggggggggggggggcgttcctgcCCTGTCATGCCTTCTTAATATTGATGACAGCCAATATTAAGAAGGCATGAAAGGGAAGGAACGGCACCCACTCATTCACTTCACCTCCATATTTGGCCTTAAGTCTCCACTCCTGCTCCACTGTCTGCTGTTTGCTCTGTGCAGGAGTTGCCGCCATACCTCTGCAAACTGGCTGTAACCTTTCAAAGGGGTGAGTGTCTCCGGCTGGTGCACTCCCATGCACACTCGCTAGTCACGTGGAGCAATTAATCCGACGGGTGACAATGTAAAACGATAAACATCCCACGCAGGCTCCATTACATAATtacaatcatttttttattgcgaGGAGTGGCCTTGACCGTCACGTCGTCTGACGCTGACCCTGTTCTCGACTTGTCCTTGTGCGCCCAGAGTGTTTTTGCGAGGCGGGAGAGGACAAACGCATTCCTCTGCTCAAGGATGTTTTCGAAGCATTTCCCAACACCCCTGTCAACATTGACATCAAGGTCGACGACGACACACTCATCAAGAAGGTGTGTACGTGCGTGCCTGGCCATCTATGCTGCACTACagctttttaattttgtttgctaCCGCTGTATGTCAGTGTCATAGACACAATCCAATTCTAAATTCAGattatgttttgaaaatgtatttgcgcGGCAGGTGTCCGAGCTGGTCGCAAAATATGACAGAGAGCATTTTACGGTATGGGGCAATGCCAGCAACCAGATCGTCAGGAAATGTTACAAAGAGGTATGTTTTctgtttccacgtcaccattCAGTAGAATTTTGTATGGTAATTTCAAGACAAATCATTCCCAGAGTTCCCAGTAATTCCTGACTATCTTGGATTCATGTTTTGCAGAACCCTCGCATTCCTGTGTTGTTTAGCTTTCTCAGAGTGTTGCAGTTGTTGGGCCTCTTCTATACCGGCCTGCTGCCTTTTGTTCCCTTAAAGGAACAGTTCTTGGAGATCCCAATGCCCAATATTGTTAACAAGTAagtaaatatgtatgtatggaaAAGTAGAACACGATGTAATTTTTGTTTGGACATAAAACACAGGTAGACTCCAATAAGATGTAGAAACGTTTTAAACAACGATCTGTGGAAACGGGATGCTCtaagccaggggtgtcaaacaaatttttgtcacggCCCACAATCGGACCTATGACTTCCCTCGGCGGGTCGCTACAGCTgtggacccatataaatgaaagattacctcacatactgtaattacagtatacacaacacattgatgaataaccagttttgaaatcagaagcctataaaaacatgtttttccaactattaaatgtattttcaaaaggtgaattggtaacaaaaaatgcttgtaaacatctcaatggtattacaccagtaCACAATTAGCGATTTTGATTtgtttcgcgggccacataaaatgatgcggcgggccggatctggcccctgggccaccagtttgacgcCTGTGCTCTAAGCTTAGTTTTGAGCTTCACTGCAAAGGTTGTCACTACTTGTGTGCAAgtgatttcttagttttttatttttaattcatttgcaaaaatctaaataaaaaaaaacaaaaaaggaacttGGGACATGTTGACGTTATGGGATGTTGTGcgtagaattttgaggggggaaaaatggtTGAATCCATTACGGAATGAGACTGTAACATAAAATTTGGAAtaagtgaagcgctgtgaatactttccagatgcaGTGTAAGTAGAAACACATCAGAAGCAGATAGCATCAGTCAACAAATTCTCATTGGATCACATAAGGTCAAAAAGCTTGTTATTTTTACTCTTAACTGATTCATGGGCTTATTCTGCACATGTGCAGCATCGGAATTCATTCTGCCTGTGACACAGTGACTGAACtaagtaaatccatccattttacgtcCCGTGTTCGGGTCACTAGGCAACAGTCTGAGTCCAGAGTTCCCTCTCGCTATCCATATCTTTTAACTACACAGAGAAAACATCGAGGCGCTCTCTTTGTGATGAGCGAGCTTCTGTGTCTGCAGCAACCCAGACAATCTACGGAGGAAACGTGCTGCGTCTATCTCATCTTTCTGGTCACTACAAGCTGAAAGTGGCCAACCAAGCAACCCAGATTGCcaaagcttgtgaccataaGTGAGAGTGAGAACGTAGATTGACTGACAGATTGGTCTCTTCTTCTCTTTAGTCCTCCTTATAGAGTCAGGCTTcttaaatccaaaagctaagCAAGCCAAGATGTAGGCAGCTGTGTCACATTGAAGGAAATATTTGATACTTTGTATTTCTGTCTTAACTCACCTTAAAAGTAAGTACACCTCAgcaatgtatttaatttaaacagTCTATTTAATGCTCCAGTCAAATAATCACTTAAtttctaaaaaacaacaacatagtttgtatgtttttccaTATGCTGGAAAATGTTCATTAACTTAATTATATCCAAGTCGTGACCTAGCATTATGGAACAGAAAAGCTCAGTAGACCTACACGCTACCACCAACATTTTTTCCAAGAATGCTAACTTACTTCTACTTTGAAGTAATGTCAATTCATTTGTACAGCAAAAAAAGTGGAGAACATCACAACTTGCAATTTTCAAATGTCAAGAGATAACGAGACCTCCATCGCTGGAAAgcttgcattttttaaataaccactCGGAAAAGCAAGAACATACACTTGCAGCCATTTGACTGTTACTTCTACCGATGACAATCTTCTCCCAAATACGAAGATCTTTGAACAGCGAAGAtgtcatacttccttgacatcgCTAACTCCTCAATGCAACGTTTCTTTTTGAGGCAAATCTTTGAAGACCCCTTATGTCTCCACAGGAtgttgcaaatgattgttttttttttttcatgatcccGGTAACGCGTTACTCCAAAAATACTGCCATTTTGAataacgagcaaagtaacgcgttactggTGATTCGAACAAAGAGAAGTCCAGCTGCACAGAAGCATTTAACTgagaccactttttttttcttccaacaaatagaagaaatcgattgggaagtgattgtttattacacaatgcacagtgacggtgcagtagcataaaagtgcaaagaaatgcacgatttcactttcgccacactatttttgttattttccttagtaaaaagtgcatttgattgttgttactttttttaaatttacactttaagaatacagtttaacTGACGTGTTAAGCGCACAATACATTGGGGGTTAATCATTCATACCGAGGTGCGCGGTCATAAGTTGGTCATGGAGGGTAAAGAccgactcactgaaggacttgcatccatccatccatccattttcgaccgcttagccgaggtcgggtcgcgggggcagtagctttagcaaggacgcccagacttcgcttaaataatatttacaatgaaaattgAGAACTTTCAACTTTGTCTGGAGTctggactgtgagctggttgaacgcgctgcacggctgacaTCATGTAGTAAGTGCCCCTCCCGCACCCCccaatcacccacagctttgctagttaaagAGCTGTTACTGGGAGCGAAAACGTTTTCTCGCTCTtggcatcaaaattactgtggttgGAGCgatggtgtgtgcgtgtttatgtGTCACTCTCATGTTTacggacacgcacacacagttgccttcatggaccacaatcagcATCTATCTATTTATCAGTTACAAGTCAttagagaagtgtactgagaatagTGTGCTTATTTACATTTAGGTACTTACTGAACTGTGTTAGCATGttaagtctgcactaagttgctgatttaatgtggcttcaactacccTAATGTTTATGTTATTGGtttatgttgatgacatcagtctgtaacttgtgtggcgtacattaatTACCAAGCAATGGGctcggttaagctaatgctttttttgtattgtggctaagtgatattcctgccacttggcagctgctggaagaaactaaaaagttacttttttccaactttttgaaatcaagtaatcagtaaagtaacttagttacttttaagATCAAGTAATCACTGAAGTaacttttcaaggtaactgtgg encodes:
- the gdpd1 gene encoding lysophospholipase D GDPD1, with protein sequence MYGAVYIVSTVTGYVLTSALLLKCPTLLHRKKRERFHSKHISHRGGAAENLENTMAAFKHAVALGTDMLELDCHLTKDEQVVVSHDPHLQRATGINAYISDMAYAELPPYLCKLAVTFQRECFCEAGEDKRIPLLKDVFEAFPNTPVNIDIKVDDDTLIKKVSELVAKYDREHFTVWGNASNQIVRKCYKENPRIPVLFSFLRVLQLLGLFYTGLLPFVPLKEQFLEIPMPNIVNKLYDPNRITKSQRLITWLADSLLMRKALFQHLTARGIQVYIWVLNDEEDFQRAFDLGATGVMTDFPTRLKDFLDRNGLSKPQ